A genome region from Blautia coccoides includes the following:
- a CDS encoding sensor histidine kinase, with translation MYRKLRVKMTLFCTAVTGIILLFMTLAGLLAFKNLLDTNDRTSYEKDVDSVLAYLENEEVIDYEKISAAANPRFYTINLYENKICYSYDPEKEKQELMEEICRKAKEIYGFDVSALSAAKGISKLLEFSMKYKGTDHLVTFAAVPHQFGTFCTVISYSRETLKRQFLYLYVVFAVIDGAALLLLFLFSWVYTGKMLYPIEKNRAQQMQFVAAASHELRSPLAVLLSGADALAVADEEDRPGFQEMIQAEGQRMSRLIQDMLTLAGADNQSWSVHYEKISLDTMISEVYEKYHILAEKKGLHLQINLPPCEEESEVFCDGQRLEQVLGILLDNAVSYTPEGGTIFLGYAREGSKWKLWVGDTGPGIPDPWKERVFERFFRGDASRKEKKHFGLGLSIAGEIVRLHKGKIWVEDRDGGGTVFYFTIPGC, from the coding sequence ATGTATAGAAAGCTTCGAGTAAAAATGACTCTGTTCTGTACTGCGGTAACCGGAATCATCCTCTTGTTCATGACACTGGCCGGACTTTTGGCATTTAAAAACCTTCTGGACACCAATGACAGGACTTCTTATGAAAAAGATGTGGACTCTGTGCTGGCTTATCTGGAAAATGAAGAGGTTATCGACTATGAAAAAATCTCAGCAGCAGCCAATCCGCGTTTTTATACCATCAATTTATATGAAAACAAAATATGCTATTCCTACGATCCGGAAAAAGAAAAACAGGAGCTCATGGAAGAGATCTGCCGGAAAGCTAAGGAGATCTATGGGTTTGATGTCAGTGCTCTGTCTGCGGCAAAAGGGATTTCAAAGCTGTTGGAATTTTCTATGAAATATAAGGGCACGGATCATCTGGTGACCTTTGCTGCAGTCCCGCATCAATTTGGGACTTTTTGTACGGTTATCTCTTATTCCAGGGAGACACTGAAGCGGCAGTTTTTGTATCTTTATGTGGTATTTGCAGTAATTGACGGGGCGGCTCTGCTGCTGCTGTTTTTGTTTTCCTGGGTGTACACGGGTAAAATGCTGTATCCTATAGAGAAGAACCGTGCACAGCAGATGCAGTTTGTAGCTGCGGCTTCCCATGAACTCCGCTCCCCCCTGGCTGTACTTTTATCCGGCGCCGATGCGCTTGCGGTGGCGGATGAGGAGGACAGGCCTGGATTTCAGGAGATGATACAGGCAGAGGGACAGCGCATGTCACGGCTGATCCAGGATATGCTCACCCTTGCCGGCGCAGATAACCAGTCCTGGTCCGTGCACTATGAAAAGATTTCACTGGACACCATGATTTCTGAGGTATATGAGAAATATCATATATTGGCGGAGAAGAAAGGCCTGCACCTGCAGATCAATCTTCCGCCATGCGAAGAGGAATCAGAAGTTTTCTGTGATGGACAGCGGCTGGAACAGGTGTTGGGAATCCTTCTTGACAATGCTGTCAGTTACACACCGGAAGGCGGAACTATTTTTCTGGGTTACGCAAGGGAAGGAAGCAAATGGAAACTTTGGGTAGGCGACACCGGTCCCGGAATTCCGGACCCCTGGAAAGAGCGGGTTTTTGAACGATTTTTCAGAGGTGATGCGTCCAGAAAAGAGAAAAAGCATTTCGGGCTGGGGCTTAGCATTGCAGGGGAGATTGTACGGCTCCATAAAGGGAAAATCTGGGTGGAGGACAGGGATGGAGGCGGAACAGTCTTCTATTTTACAATTCCGGGCTGTTGA